In a genomic window of Gossypium arboreum isolate Shixiya-1 chromosome 9, ASM2569848v2, whole genome shotgun sequence:
- the LOC108454798 gene encoding uncharacterized protein LOC108454798: MVAETWILKMGNQVSSNLKHALLLEPSSKKKKNTQNNPTSKKPQTVGILSFEVANVMSKTVHFHKSLSEPEISKLKSEILKSQGISKLVSADESYLLSLALAEKLDELTKVANVVSRLGKKCNEPALQGFEHVFGDILNGVIDVRELGLLVKDMEGMVRKLERYVNLTAKLYNEMEVLNELEHGTRKFQANPHEESKRAFEQKMIWQRQDVRHLKDVSLWNQTFDKVVELLARTVCTIFARILVVFGESALGKDGAPGRVNGRFPNRVEVVSRQLKGVLSKCSSVGSSQLGNVERSVAEKRGVSLKHGGIDSRKGEIGLFQMEDSGFPCGTSPGRLLTNCLSLGSSASRYDDGDDRSVDHDDRSSQISGCCSVANDGAKRERPNRPRLNDRLNDDHRQSSCGVLSNAQFGPKSRLALYASPSTVGGSALALHYANVIIVIEKLLRYPHLVGEEARDDLYQMLPTSLRLSLRTNLKSYVKNLAIYDAPLAHDWKDTLDRILSWLAPLAHNMIRWQSERNFEQQQIVARTNVLLLQTLYFADREKTEAAICELLVGLNYICRYEHQQNALLDCASSFDFEDCMEWQLQCENSYLN, from the coding sequence ATGGTAGCAGAAACTTGGATACTTAAAATGGGAAACCAGGTAAGTTCCAATCTCAAACACGCCCTTCTACTCGAACCTTCttctaaaaaaaagaaaaacacccAAAACAACCCAACATCCAAAAAACCTCAAACTGTTGGAATCTTGTCTTTTGAAGTAGCCAATGTCATGTCCAAAACTGTTCACTTCCATAAATCCTTGTCTGAACCCGAGATCTCGAAGCTCAAATCCGAGATCTTAAAATCCCAAGGCATTTCAAAGTTAGTTTCAGCCGATGAAAGTTATCTTCTTTCACTTGCTTTAGCTGAAAAGCTAGATGAATTAACCAAGGTTGCCAATGTTGTGTCTAGACTAGGCAAGAAATGTAATGAACCAGCTTTGCAAGGTTTCGAACATGTTTTTGGGGATATCTTGAATGGGGTTATTGATGTTAGGGAATTAGGACTTTTAGTTAAAGATATGGAAGGGATGGTTAGGAAATTGGAAAGGTATGTTAATTTGACTGCTAAGTTGTATAATGAAATGGAGGTTTTAAATGAATTAGAACATGGTACTAGGAAGTTTCAAGCTAACCCACATGAGGAAAGTAAGAGAGCTTTTGAACAAAAAATGATTTGGCAAAGACAAGATGTTAGGCATCTTAAGGATGTTTCACTTTGGAACCAAACATTTGATAAGGTTGTTGAATTGTTGGCTAGGACTGTTTGTACTATTTTTGCTAGGATTCTTGTTGTGTTTGGGGAATCTGCTTTGGGAAAAGATGGGGCTCCCGGGAGGGTTAATGGGCGGTTTCCCAATCGAGTCGAAGTTGTTTCTAGGCAGTTGAAAGGGGTTCTTAGTAAGTGTAGTAGTGTTGGGAGTAGTCAACTTGGGAATGTAGAGAGAAGTGTGGCGGAGAAAAGGGGAGTGAGTTTGAAGCATGGAGGGATCGATTCACGGAAGGGTGAAATCGGGTTGTTTCAGATGGAGGATTCCGGTTTTCCTTGTGGGACTAGTCCCGGGAGACTTTTGACCAATTGTCTTAGTTTGGGTAGTTCAGCTTCGAGGTACGATGATGGTGATGATCGGAGTGTTGATCATGATGATCGAAGTAGTCAGATTTCGGGTTGTTGTAGTGTTGCGAATGATGGGGCGAAGAGAGAGCGGCCGAATCGTCCTCGACTAAATGATCGTTTGAATGATGATCACAGGCAATCAAGTTGTGGAGTGTTGAGTAATGCACAATTTGGTCCTAAAAGTAGGTTAGCTCTATATGCTTCACCCTCCACCGTGGGAGGTTCAGCTCTTGCCTTGCATTATGCTAATGTAATAATTGTGATCGAGAAATTACTGCGCTACCCTCATTTGGTCGGCGAAGAAGCTCGAGACGATTTGTATCAAATGTTGCCAACAAGTTTGAGACTGTCTCTAAGGACTAATCTCAAGTCCTATGTCAAGAATTTGGCAATTTATGATGCTCCATTGGCTCATGATTGGAAAGACACTCTTGACAGGATATTAAGTTGGCTTGCCCCACTGGCACATAACATGATCCGGTGGCAAAGCGAGCGGAATTTCGAGCAGCAGCAAATTGTTGCTCGGACTAACGTTCTTCTTCTCCAGACATTGTATTTTGCTGATAGGGAAAAGACCGAAGCAGCCATCTGTGAGCTTCTTGTTGGGTTGAATTACATATGTCGATATGAGCATCAACAAAACGCGTTGTTGGATTGTGCAAGCAGTTTCGATTTCGAGGACTGCATGGAGTGGCAACTGCAATGTGAAAATTCTTATCTTAATTAG
- the LOC108455893 gene encoding bet1-like SNARE 1-2: protein MSYRRDHRSSKSALFDGLDNLEEGGLRASSSFSHDVKEHDNGKAIESLHDRVAFLKRLTGDIHDEVESHNRMLDRMGNGMDATRGIMSGTMDRFKKVFEKKSNRKMCTLVMAFVVSFLIIYYLFRMLRYVRG, encoded by the exons ATGAGTTATAGAAG GGATCACCGCTCTTCAAAATCAGCTCTATTTGATGGCCTTGATAATCTTGAAGAAGGTGGTCTAAGGGCTTCTTCATCTTTCTCTCACGATGTTAAGGAGCATGACAATGGCAAAGCTATAGAGAGCTTGCATGACAGAGTTGCTTTTCTGAAAAGA TTAACAGGTGATATACATGATGAAGTGGAGAGTCATAATCGTATGCTTGACCGGATG GGCAATGGCATGGATGCTACAAGGGGCATAATGTCTGGCACCATGGATCGGTTCAAGAAG GTGTTTGAGAAGAAGTCCAACAGGAAAATGTGTACACTGGTGATGGCCTTCGTGGTTTCCTTCTTAATAATATACTATCTCTTTAG GATGCTTCGATATGTCCGTGGTTGA
- the LOC108455912 gene encoding uncharacterized protein At4g14450, chloroplastic-like, whose protein sequence is MSTTPNKITSTNGGDRRQPSRLQRRAPASLQISPVSSWNIAIPLLSPLACSPPSIDRRTTERTEEPPPRQEQQQRQSQKTEPEKLVFKMWQHPAAPFCYEPASLVPSFVPV, encoded by the coding sequence ATGTCAACTACGCCGAACAAAATCACCTCCACCAACGGTGGCGATAGGCGGCAGCCTAGTCGACTTCAACGTCGTGCTCCTGCTTCCTTACAGATCAGTCCGGTTTCTAGCTGGAACATTGCAATACCTCTCTTGTCACCGCTCGCTTGTTCGCCTCCTTCGATTGATCGGAGGACCACCGAGAGAACAGAAGAGCCACCGCCTCGTCAAGAACAACAGCAGAGGCAAAGCCAGAAAACTGAGCCTGAGAAGCTTGTGTTCAAGATGTGGCAGCATCCAGCGGCACCGTTTTGTTATGAACCGGCATCGTTAGTACCGTCGTTCGTGCCGGTTTAG
- the LOC108455274 gene encoding uncharacterized protein LOC108455274, with translation MEMKLLTLLILFSFSAYTASPLVALASSPSESQSPSSSEDQPPQTVSKIPSNANSKLKKICQEVNHPTECITTAGPFLRENADITPVTVLQAEIEAIDSKAKEAFAKATKLAADPSTSKTVSVPLNVCIDGYKAILKNKQAILDAISKHDADELNMDLSSNVDHISQCEDAFEEAKINSPIPELHSLLGKMIFNSINIGVDMVDFENKN, from the coding sequence ATGGAGATGAAGCTTTTAACCCTCCTCATCCTCTTCTCCTTCTCTGCATATACCGCTTCCCCATTAGTAGCTTTAGCTTCATCTCCTTCCGAGAGTCAGTCCCCCAGCTCTTCTGAAGACCAGCCACCCCAAACAGTTTCTAAAATACCTTCCAACGCCAACTCTAAGCTTAAAAAAATCTGTCAAGAAGTTAATCACCCCACCGAATGTATTACAACAGCTGGTCCATTCCTACGTGAAAATGCTGATATAACTCCCGTGACTGTTCTTCAAGCTGAGATTGAAGCAATTGATAGCAAGGCTAAGGAAGCCTTCGCAAAGGCTACAAAGCTCGCAGCGGATCCCTCTACCTCAAAAACCGTCAGTGTTCCCCTAAATGTTTGCATTGATGGTTACAAAGCCATTCTCAAAAACAAACAAGCAATCCTTGATGCTATCTCCAAACATGACGCTGATGAGCTAAACATGGACTTAAGCTCTAATGTGGATCATATAAGCCAGTGCGAAGATGCGTTCGAAGAAGCCAAAATTAACTCCCCAATACCAGAACTGCATTCGTTACTTGGCAAGATGATTTTCAACAGTATAAACATTGGTGTTGATATGGTTGATTTTGAGAAcaagaattaa
- the LOC108455271 gene encoding uncharacterized protein LOC108455271 produces the protein MDMKHLIPIFVIFFFFMSTTSASVALAPSSSDTQSFSFSKLEGDQTFSILPTDVDPKLQKICGETDYPIECLTTTVPFLDENVAIIPVSILKVEIDAIHNKTKEAIDKAYEFSMNPSTSRLLPLCLKTCINNYNAIVESKQRIVDAISIGDANELSMELSHNMEHVFACEDEFKEAKIKSPIAELNSLLVKIITNSLTICVDMIKF, from the coding sequence ATGGATATGAAgcacttaatccctatttttgtcatcttcttcttttttatgtCTACTACTTCTGCATCAGTAGCATTAGCCCCATCATCATCCGACACCCAATCTTTCAGCTTTTCTAAACTTGAAGGGGACCAAACATTTTCTATATTACCTACCGATGTTGATCCTAAGCTTCAAAAAATTTGTGGAGAAACCGACTACCCCATCGAATGTTTAACAACAACTGTTCCATTCCTGGATGAAAATGTTGCCATAATCCCGGTGTCTATTCTCAAAGTTGAGATTGATGCAATTCATAACAAGACTAAAGAAGCGATAGACAAGGCTTATGAGTTTTCAATGAATCCCTCTACCTCAAGACTCCTCCCTCTATGTCTTAAAACTTGTATTAATAACTACAATGCTATTGTAGAAAGCAAACAAAGAATCGTTGATGCAATCTCTATTGGTGATGCTAACGAGCTGAGTATGGAGTTAAGCCACAACATGGAGCATGTATTTGCATGTGAGGACGAGTTCAAGGAAGCCAAAATTAAGTCGCCAATAGCAGAATTAAATTCATTGCTTGTCAAGATAATTACCAACAGTTTAACAATCTGTGTTGATATGATCAAATTTTAG
- the LOC108455275 gene encoding uncharacterized protein LOC108455275 → MDMEMESQNLEHIHPLVFNEEQSNETKKAKCSRCGEVVSDPSFSCGECEFSLHKKCAEAPSKIDHPYHHHHPLVLLPESPYVGSCYCDFCYKKCDFFVYHCSCGLDFHIKCALFTLSIAEQKLQELNHIATKDPSVFLEEGNKELENAKCFGCWLPLGESRYFSVACGFNLHIKCAELPHEINHPFHKEHPLVLQFNIKRFSCKICGETRPRGFLYCCSACSFALHIKCAQQPTKINHLSHRRHPLVLQLNSGNLLSKTCQETQHEKFVYCCSTCNFSLHTECAFLPPIVKDKNHQHPFTLFQGQPSFVCNACGLEGNYIAYICSTCNLMIHTKCISIPLIIGVRRHYHPIYHNYFISENESKIRDCSFCDVEVNIDYGSYYCLRCNFIAHVKCATKYRDRYYIIEAKDIAGNHDDDLGVNPITCVIEQNESGEMTRIKHFSHAHDLILSDNVVENDITCDGCMLLILDSFYCCTLQCNFFLHKVCAKSPRKKHLWFHGCQELHILVVGYLFKCSICEYDCGGFSYKCNKFNVHICLQCSVIDYRTKHPGHQHPILYNRNQHGRCNGCGETWRSQFSCKHCDFNLDFDCSRLPLTTRHKRHEHPLALAYHEGNDYPKYHYCDLCEKERDPNLWFYHCAICEFSAHPNCVLAIYIDKG, encoded by the coding sequence aTGGATATGGAGATGGAGTCTCAAAACTTGGAGCACATACATCCATTGGTGTTCAATGAAGAGCAGAGCAATGAAACGAAAAAAGCTAAATGCTCAAGGTGTGGAGAGGTGGTGTCCGATCCAAGTTTCAGTTGTGGGGAGTGTGAATTTTCTCTCCACAAGAAATGCGCCGAGGCACCTTCAAAGATTGATCATCCTTATCATCACCATCACCCTCTTGTTCTTTTACCAGAATCACCATACGTTGGAAGCTGTTATTGTGATTTCTGCTATAAAAAATGTGACTTCTTTGTTTATCACTGTTCTTGTGGATTAGACTTCCATATCAAATGTGCTTTATTTACCCTCAGCATTGCTGAACAAAAGCTTCAAGAGCTTAACCACATAGCCACGAAAGATCCATCCGTCTTCCTAGAAGAAGGTAACAAAGAACTtgaaaatgctaagtgttttgggtgttggtTACCGTTAGGAGAGTCTAGATACTTTTCTGTTGCTTGTGGGTTCAACCTGCACATTAAATGTGCTGAACTACCTCATGAAATCAACCATCCATTTCACAAAGAACATCCTCTTGTTCTGCAGTTCAACATTAAACGTTTCTCTTGCAAAATATGTGGAGAAACTCGGCCTAGGGGATTTCTTTATTGTTGTTCAGCTTGCTCGTTTGCCCTTCACATTAAATGTGCCCAGCAACCTACTAAAATCAATCATCTCTCCCATCGTAGACATCCTCTTGTTCTACAATTGAACAGTGGAAATCTTCTTAGCAAGACATGTCAAGAAACCCAACATGAAAAGTTTGTCTATTGTTGTTCAACTTGCAACTTTTCTCTTCATACTGAGTGTGCATTCCTACCACCTATTGTGAAAGATAAAAATCACCAACACCCATTCACTTTGTTTCAGGGACAACCTTCGTTCGTTTGTAATGCATGTGGTCTCGAGGGAAATTATATTGCCTACATATGTTCTACATGCAACCTTATGATCCATACAAAATGTATTTCAATACCACTTATCATCGGAGTCAGACGACATTACCATCCTATATACCACAACTATTTCATTTCAGAAAACGAGTCAAAAATTCGGGATTGTAGCTTTTGTGATGTTGAAGTGAACATAGATTATGGGAGTTACTATTGCTTACGCTGCAATTTCATTGCCCATGTGAAATGTGCAACAAAATACAGAGATCGTTACTATATAATTGAAGCAAAGGACATAGCTGGGAATCATGATGATGATTTGGGTGTTAATCCCATCACTTGTGTCATCGAACAAAATGAAAGTGGAGAAATGACAAGAATAAAACACTTCAGTCATGCACATGACCTAATATTAAGTGACAATGTCGTGGAGAATGATATAACTTGTGATGGTTGCATGTTGCTAATTTTGGATTCATTTTACTGTTGTACATTACAGTGTAATTTCTTTCTTCACAAAGTTTGTGCTAAATCACCGAGGAAGAAACACCTGTGGTTTCATGGCTGTCAAGAACTCCACATCCTTGTCGTCGGCTACCTATTCAAATGTAGTATTTGCGAATATGATTGTGGCGGGTTTTCCTATAAATGTAATAAATTTAATGTTCATATTTGTCTTCAATGCTCGGTTATTGATTATAGGACCAAACATCCAGGACACCAGCACCCTATCCTTTATAATCGTAATCAGCATGGAAGGTGTAATGGTTGTGGTGAAACTTGGAGAAGTCAATTTAGTTGTAAGCATTgcgattttaatttggattttgattgcTCAAGGCTACCACTTACAACTCGACACAAGCGCCATGAACATCCACTAGCACTCGCTTATCATGAAGGTAATGATTATCCAAAATATCATTACTGTGACCTCTGTGAGAAAGAAAGAGATCCAAATCTCTGGTTTTATCATTGTGCAATTTGCGAGTTTTCTGCTCATCCCAACTGTGTTCTTGCAATCTACATTGATAAAGGGTGA
- the LOC108455980 gene encoding AT-hook motif nuclear-localized protein 20-like, with product MDPAGTSPALNKRDLEISMNDANKSRSNGRGDDDDEDRDTGDEPKEGAVEVGNRRPRGRPPGSKNKPKPPIFVTRDSPNALRSHVMEVASGTDVAESIAQFARRRQRGVCVLSGSGSVANVTLRQPAAPGAVVALHGRFEILSLTGAFLPGPAPPGSTGLTVYLAGGQGQVVGGSVVGSLIAAGPVMVIAATFSNATYERLPLEDEEEVVSAGHGGPMQGGANDSPPAIGSSGGGGSHTGLPDPSSLPIYNLPPNLLSNGGQLGHEPYGWTHGRPPY from the coding sequence ATGGACCCGGCAGGCACTTCACCAGCTTTAAACAAACGTGACCTTGAAATTTCTATGAACGATGCTAACAAAAGTAGAAGCAACGGAAGAggggatgatgatgatgaagataGAGACACCGGCGATGAGCCTAAAGAAGGAGCGGTCGAGGTCGGTAACCGAAGACCCCGAGGTCGTCCACCGGGATCCAAAAACAAGCCTAAACCACCCATTTTTGTGACAAGGGATAGCCCTAACGCGCTCCGTAGTCATGTTATGGAAGTCGCAAGTGGAACCGATGTAGCCGAGAGTATAGCCCAATTCGCTCGGAGAAGACAACGTGGAGTTTGCGTGCTTAGCGGCAGCGGCTCGGTCGCCAACGTTACTCTAAGACAACCGGCAGCACCCGGCGCGGTGGTTGCCCTTCATGGAAGGTTTGAAATTTTGTCTTTGACCGGGGCTTTTCTCCCCGGACCGGCTCCACCGGGATCGACAGGGCTCACCGTGTACTTAGCTGGTGGTCAAGGACAAGTTGTTGGAGGAAGTGTTGTCGGTTCACTTATAGCAGCAGGGCCTGTTATGGTCATTGCAGCAACTTTTTCCAACGCAACTTATGAAAGACTGCCTttagaagatgaagaagaagTTGTAAGCGCCGGTCACGGTGGACCGATGCAAGGCGGAGCAAACGATTCACCGCCGGCAATTGGGAGTAGCGGAGGCGGCGGTTCACACACAGGTCTGCCTGATCCATCTTCACTTCCAATATACAATTTGCCTCCTAATTTACTCTCAAATGGAGGGCAACTAGGGCATGAACCCTATGGTTGGACACATGGGAGACCACCCTATTAA
- the LOC108455931 gene encoding DNA repair protein RAD5B — protein sequence MKAMDIDTVEDKKIQEIQSSMDSNVVSVVKLLPKDPDSNLHANTAGRIVTATGFRVSTLIGSGDQFGESEPVQAIVKEEPLLRVKEEPDLGFDNDASMKEDKVIKVKEEPRLGFGNGVRVKEEMGFNQTEEAVAQKEASWPMDTFEEFLLLQNSKVQSLNESHNTQIKKKASETAELKSNNQNPPCVKKEPDFECSQKRVDVKKEVSQERKVNGALVEDEDFPEDPDWYLVGRTIVNAVSTTKGKNKLLDNEIVYFTFPSPVASYKLQSIVRFSTKRCGEIGRLPMDWAKWVNPLVYSNKVKVLGRCIAAPTTLSIMQEVMLFVSFYIHSSVFTMGDKSSLMFDAPWNMESMLSPLLNLFRYLKIKPYQKADFTPEELNSGKRVLHIQEDGYSEVTAALPAAKRRRGCQEQNKDEQDISEASLNKIVGAADTYDLEEMEPPHTLMCKLRPYQKQALYWMSGWEKGIDAEKAAQTLHPCWSAYRICDERASTIYVNVFSGEATIQFPSARQMARGGILADAMGLGKTVMTIALILSRLGRGNPDNEKPDSRKANGSITTNKKRDTYGNAPRRAKGGTLIICPMALLSQWKDELETHSRPETISIFVHYGGDRTNDPRVISEHDVVLTTYGVLTAAYKSDAGNSIYHSVDWYRVVLDEAHTIKSSKTLGAQACFALSAHCRWCLTGTPLQNNLEDLYSLLCFLHVEPWCNWAWWKTKIQGPYENGNPTGLKWIKAILRLLMLRRTKETKDKEGRPILVLPPTDIQVIECEQSEAERDFYDALFKRSKVQFDQFVAQGRVLHNYASILELLLRLRQCCNHPFLVMSRADSQQYSDLNKLARRFLEAHPGSVTLNQNAPTKAYIEEVVDGIRRGENTECPICMESADDPVLTPCAHRMCRECLLSSWRIPTLGSCPICRTLLKKTDLITCPTENKFRVDIDKNWKESSKVSKLLDCLERSRRSGSGEKSIVFSQWTSFLDLLEIPLKRKGIGFLRFDGKLAQKQRERVLKEFNDTREKLVLLMSLKAGGVGLNLTAASNVFLMDPWWNPAVEEQAIMRIHRIGQKRTVTVRRFIVKETVEERMQQVQARKEKMIAGALTDEEVRSARIEELKMLFR from the exons ATGAAAGCCATGGATATAGACACAGTAGAAGATAAGAAGATTCAAGAAATCCAATCATCCATGGATAGCAACGTTGTTTCCGTCGTTAAGTTGCTCCCTAAAGATCCTGATTCAAACCTTCATGCAAATACCGCTGGTCGAATTGTAACTGCGACCGGGTTTCGTGTTTCTACCCTGATAGGCTCAGGTGATCAGTTTGGAGAATCTGAACCAGTTCAGGCCATAGTAAAGGAGGAGCCTCTTTTGAGAGTGAAGGAAGAGCCTGATTTGGGGTTTGACAATGACGCTTCCATGAAAGAAGATAAGGTGATTAAAGTGAAAGAGGAGCCTCGTTTGGGGTTTGGGAATGGAGTTCGAGTGAAGGAAGAAATGGGTTTTAATCAGACAGAGGAAGCAGTAGCCCAGAAGGAAGCTTCATGGCCAATGGATACTTTTGAAGAGTTTCTCCTGTTACAAAACTCAAAGGTTCAATCTCTTAATGAGTCTCACAATACCCAGATAAAAAAAAAGGCCAGTGAAACTGCTGAGTTAAAATCTAACAATCAAAACCCTCCATGCGTGAAAAAGGAACCTGATTTTGAGTGTTCACAAAAACGGGTCGATGTAAAGAAAGAGGTTTCTCAAGAGAGGAAAGTGAATGGTGCTTTAGTAGAAGATGAGGATTTTCCTGAAGACCCAGATTGGTATTTAGTTGGAAGAACAATAGTTAATGCTGTTTCAACAACTAAAGGGAAGAACAAATTGTTGGACAATGAGATTGTTTACTTCACTTTCCCTTCTCCAGTAGCCAGTTACAAGCTTCAATCCATTGTTCGATTCTCCACTAAACGTTGTGGAGAG ATTGGTCGGCTTCCAATGGATTGGGCAAAATGGGTGAATCCTCTTGTATATTCTAACAAGGTTAAAGTTCTTGGTCGGTGTATAGCTGCTCCTACAACACTTAGTATCATGCAAGAAGTCATGTTATTTGTAAG CTTTTACATTCACAGTTCAGTATTTACAATGGGTGATAAATCTTCCTTGATGTTTGATGCACCTTGGAACATGGAGTCTATGCTTAGTCCTTTGCTTAATCTATTTAGATACCTTAAAATAAAACCATATCAGAAG GCCGACTTCACTCCGGAAGAACTTAATTCTGGGAAACGTGTTCTCCATATCCAAGAA GATGGTTACAGTGAAGTTACAGCGGCTTTGCCTGCAGCAAAACGAAGAAGGGGTTGTCAGGAGCAGAATAAAGATGAACAAGATATTTCAGAGGCATCTTTGAATAAGATTGTTGGCGCTGCAGACACATACGATTTGGAG GAAATGGAGCCCCCACATACACTCATGTGCAAGTTGAGGCCGTATCAGAAGCAAGCTCTTTACTGGATGTCCGGGTGGGAGAAAGGAATTGATGCTGAGAAAGCTGCACAAACTCTTCATCCATGCTGGTCTGCATATCGCATATGCGATGA AAGGGCTTCCACAATCTATGTAAATGTCTTCTCTGGAGAAGCTACAATTCAATTTCCAAGTGCTAGGCAAATGGCAAGAGGAGGA ATTCTAGCTGATGCAATGGGTCTCGGAAAGACTGTGATGACAATAGCTCTAATCCTTTCAAGACTTGGTAGAGGAAATCCTGATAATGAAAAGCCTGATTCAAGAAAAGCCAATGGTAGCATAACCACAAACAAGAAAAGAGACACTTACGGAAATGCCCCACGCAGAGCAAAGGGAGGCACTCTTATTATTTGTCCCATGGCATTGTTAAGCCAGTGGAAG GATGAGCTTGAGACTCACTCAAGGCCTGAAACGATATCAATTTTTGTTCACTATGGTGGTGATAGAACCAATGATCCCAGGGTGATCTCAGAGCATGATGTGGTCTTAACAACATACGGGGTCTTAACTGCTGCTTATAAAAGT GATGCCGGGAACAGCATTTATCACAGCGTTGACTGGTATAGGGTGGTTTTAGATGAAGCCCATACGATTAAATCCTCAAAAACACTAGGAGCTCAAGCTTGCTTTGCATTGTCTGCGCATTGCCGTTGGTGTCTCACTGGAACCCCGCTTCAG AATAATTTGGAAGACCTCTACAGCCTTTTGTGCTTCTTGCACGTGGAACCATGGTGCAACTGGGCATG GTGGAAGACAAAGATTCAAGGGCCTTATGAGAATGGTAATCCAACAGGACTGAAATGGATCAAAGCAATATTAAGGCTACTGATGTTGAGAAGAACAAAGGAAACAAAGGATAAAGAGGGAAGGCCTATTCTTGTTCTTCCTCCAACTGATATTCAAGTCATTGAGTGCGAGCAGTCAGAAGCTGAACGTGATTTCTATGATGCTTTATTCAAAAGATCTAAA GTTCAGTTTGATCAATTTGTTGCACAAGGCAGGGTTCTTCACAATTATGCATCGATTCTCGAGTTATTACTACGACTAAGGCAGTGTTGCAACCATCCTTTTCTTGTAATGAG TCGAGCTGATTCGCAGCAGTATTCGGACTTGAACAAACTAGCGAGAAGGTTCCTTGAAGCTCACCCTGGTTCGGTCACTTTGAATCAAAATGCCCCAACCAAGGCCTACATTGAAGAAGTTGTAGATGGTATCCGGAGGGGTGAAAACACAGAGTGTCCAATATGCATGGAATCTGCAGATGACCCTGTCCTCACACCATGCGCACATAGGATGTGCAGGGAATGTCTCCTTTCGAGTTGGCGAATACCAACACTTGGATCATGTCCAATCTGCAGAACACTACTGAAGAAAACTGATCTCATAACATGTCCAACTGAAAACAAGTTCCGAGTTGACATAGACAAAAACTGGAAGGAGTCATCAAAAGTTTCAAAGCTATTAGACTGCTTAGAACGAAGTCGCCGGTCAGGTTCTGGTGAAAAGAGCATTGTGTTCAGTCAATGGACTTCATTTTTAGATCTCTTAGAAATCCCATTAAAGAGGAAAGGAATTGGATTCTTACGGTTTGATGGGAAACTGGCTCAAAAACAAAGGGAAAGGGTTCTAAAAGAGTTCAATGACACAAGAGAGAAACTG GTATTGTTGATGTCTTTGAAAGCTGGTGGAGTTGGCCTGAATTTAACAGCAGCCTCTAATGTCTTCTTAATG GATCCTTGGTGGAACCCTGCAGTTGAAGAACAAGCAATCATGCGAATTCATCGAATTGGACAAAAGAGAACAGTTACTGTTAGAAGATTCATAGTTAAG GAAACAGTGGAGGAAAGGATGCAACAAGTTCAAGCAAGGAAGGAGAAGATGATTGCAGGTGCTTTAACTGATGAAGAAGTTAGGTCAGCTAGGATTGAAGAGCTGAAAATGCTTTTCAGatga
- the LOC108455273 gene encoding uncharacterized protein LOC108455273: MALVPSSFEAQFFNFSQLQKDQTFTILSTDVDPKLQKLCGETDYPIECLTSTIPFLDENVAINPISILKVEIDAIDSKTKEALDKAFELSVNPPPSRLLLSCLETCIDNYNSILESKQKILNAISLGDADQVSMELSFNMENVFACEDTFKEAEIESPITELNSLLVKIITNSITISVGMINF, translated from the coding sequence ATGGCTTTAGTTCCATCTTCATTTGAGgctcaatttttcaatttttctcaaCTCCAAAAGGAtcagacatttactatattatcTACAGATGTTGACCCTAAACTTCAAAAACTTTGTGGAGAAACTGACTACCCAATCGAATGTTTAACGTCAACTATTCCATTCTTAGATGAAAATGTTGCCATAAACCCCATATCTATTCTCAAAGTTGAGATTGATGCAATTGATAGCAAGACTAAAGAAGCGTTAGACAAAGCTTTTGAGCTTTCGGTGAATCCCCCTCCTTCAAGACTTCTCCTTTCATGTCTTGAAACTTGTATCGATAATTACAATTCCATTCTAGAAAGCAAACAAAAAATCCTTAATGCTATCTCTTTGGGTGATGCTGACCAAGTGAGCATGGAGCTAAGTTTCAATATGGAGAATGTTTTTGCTTGTGAGGATACGTTCAAAGAAGCTGAAATTGAATCGCCAATAACAGAATTGAATTCATTACTTGTCAAGATAATTACCAACAGTATAACCATCAGTGTTGGCATGATCAACTTTTAA